The following proteins come from a genomic window of Gossypium raimondii isolate GPD5lz chromosome 5, ASM2569854v1, whole genome shotgun sequence:
- the LOC105769079 gene encoding uncharacterized protein LOC105769079, producing the protein MGDVHFSRERAGKVVVLIFFWTLSLISLSCAARLSVSRQKLQVQNHLNRLNKPAVKTIQSPDGDIIDCVHLARQPAFDHPFLKDHKIQMRPSYHPEGLFDESKVSDTEKPKKGSNPITQLWHMNGKCPEGTIPIRRTKEEDVLRASSVKSYGRKKHRATPQPRSADPDLINESGHQHAIAYVEGDKYYGAKATINVWEPKIQQPNEFSLSQLWILGGSFGEDLNSIEAGWQVSPDLYGDNNTRLFTYWTSDAYQATGCYNLLCSGFIQINSEIAMGASISPVSAYRNSQYDISILVWKDPKEGHWWMQFGNDYVLGYWPSFLFSYLADSASMIEWGGEVVNSEPDGRHTSTQMGSGRFPEEGFGKSSYFRNIQVVDDSNNLKAPKGLGTFTEQSNCYDVQTGSNGDWGHYFYYGGPGKNPNCP; encoded by the exons atgggggaTGTGCATTTTAGCAGAGAGAGGGCAGGAAAAGTAGTGGTGCTAATTTTTTTCTGGACGCTGAGTTTGATCTCACTATCTTGCGCGGCTAGGCTAAGTGTGTCGAGACAGAAGCTCCAAGTGCAAAACCACTTGAACCGCTTGAACAAACCGGCTGTTAAAACCATCCAG AGTCCGGATGGGGATATTATAGACTGTGTTCACCTCGCTCGTCAGCCAGCTTTTGATCATCCTTTTCTCAAAGACCACAAAATTCAG ATGAGGCCTAGTTACCACCCAGAGGGTCTTTTTGACGAGAGCAAGGTCTCTGACACTGAGAAACCCAAAAAGGGCTCGAACCCCATAACTCAGTTGTGGCACATGAATGGTAAATGTCCTGAAGGAACCATTCCCATCAGAAGAACTAAGGAAGAAGATGTTCTGAGGGCAAGCTCAGTTAAAAGTTATGGTAGGAAGAAGCATAGGGCCACCCCTCAGCCCAGGTCTGCAGATCCCGATCTCATCAACGAAAGTGGTCATCAG CATGCAATAGCATATGTGGAAGGGGATAAGTATTATGGAGCTAAAGCAACCATAAACGTTTGGGAACCCAAAATACAACAGCCTAACGAGTTCAGCTTATCCCAGTTGTGGATTCTTGGAGGTTCTTTTGGTGAAGATCTTAATAGTATTGAAGCTGGTTGGCAG GTTAGCCCAGATCTCTATGGTGACAACAATACAAGACTTTTCACCTATTGGACC AGTGATGCATATCAAGCTACAGGCTGCTACAATCTCCTCTGTTCTGGTTTCATTCAAATTAACAGTGAAATAGCAATGGGGGCAAGCATATCTCCTGTTTCTGCTTATCGAAATTCCCAATATGACATCAGTATACTTGTATGGAAg GATCCTAAGGAAGGGCATTGGTGGATGCAGTTCGGTAATGATTATGTGTTGGGTTATTGGCCTTCCTTCTTATTCTCCTACTTGGCGGACAGTGCTTCGATGATTGAGTGGGGAGGTGAGGTTGTGAATTCAGAACCAGATGGTCGTCACACTTCCACTCAAATGGGCAGTGGCCGTTTCCCCGAAGAAGGTTTTGGCAAATCTAGTTATTTCAGGAACATACAGGTTGTTGATGACTCCAATAATCTCAAGGCTCCCAAAGGGCTTGGCACCTTTACAGAACAATCAAACTGCTATGATGTACAAACAGGGAGCAACGGGGATTGGGGCCATTACTTTTATTATGGGGGCCCTGGTAAAAACCCCAATTGTCCTTAA